A single region of the Candidatus Stygibacter australis genome encodes:
- a CDS encoding 5'-nucleotidase, lipoprotein e(P4) family, protein MRKTIILLFIILTMFYAWAEELNDEGSLVGVLYHQTAAEYQAICYQAYNLASDQVMRLSQKEYQKPLAVILDVDETVLSNSKYNALEVIREREYPKEFYQWIEEMNSEPIAGALEFTKLADSLGIKIFYITNRRDHKQAATIGNLQKYGFPQAVPEQVLCKVKESSKEKRRQQVMAEYDVLVLIGDNLIDFADCFAGRTLEERSDAVKTWKAEFGRRYIILPNTMHGFWQKVIADFEYNLTPEQLREKRLKHLKY, encoded by the coding sequence ATGAGAAAAACAATAATCTTACTTTTTATCATACTAACAATGTTTTATGCTTGGGCAGAAGAATTAAATGATGAAGGTTCACTTGTTGGAGTACTTTATCATCAAACCGCAGCTGAATATCAGGCAATATGCTACCAGGCATACAACCTGGCCTCAGATCAGGTGATGAGGCTTTCGCAAAAGGAATATCAGAAGCCTTTGGCAGTGATCCTTGATGTGGATGAGACGGTGTTGAGCAATAGTAAATACAATGCCCTGGAAGTTATCAGAGAGCGGGAATATCCCAAAGAATTTTATCAATGGATAGAGGAAATGAACAGCGAACCAATCGCAGGTGCATTGGAATTTACTAAGCTGGCAGACAGCCTGGGCATCAAAATATTTTATATCACAAATCGCAGAGATCATAAACAGGCAGCAACCATTGGTAATCTCCAGAAGTATGGTTTCCCTCAAGCGGTCCCTGAGCAGGTATTATGCAAAGTAAAAGAATCTTCTAAAGAAAAACGACGTCAGCAGGTAATGGCTGAATATGATGTTCTGGTCTTGATAGGAGATAATCTGATAGATTTTGCTGATTGCTTTGCTGGTAGAACTCTGGAAGAAAGATCAGATGCAGTAAAAACCTGGAAAGCTGAATTTGGACGCAGATATATTATCCTGCCAAACACAATGCACGGATTCTGGCAGAAAGTGATAGCGGATTTTGAATATAACCTGACGCCTGAGCAATTACGCGAAAAGCGTTTAAAACATCTTAAGTATTAA
- a CDS encoding alkaline phosphatase family protein, with protein MFPDYSNSIVNLMGSLSKAMKAKPIYEPLAGLDADYLAEKEIIIMLNIDALGYQLVEQLGKNTILGDNVKFEMTSIFPTTTACATVAYQTGMAAWNHGLTGWFVHLKELGASSTILPFCSRYSWEGYEKSGIDIAKVLDCGSIYDTFQREVFSITSKSLVNTPVTRYLTGSANTLPYKDLKGFTRNIIKAAKKKTKQPKYIYGYWSKLDHIEHRDGPDGAKTAAHFAELCQAIEYLHTKLHKKNYILLISTDHGMLKVTPDKELDKSKFPELDKMLNLPFSGEPRVPYCYIKPEYKEKFEEYVSTQMNEYCEILSRQEVIDKGWYGKGIENPRFRDRIGDYILLMRDNYVLKDTVLGSSGIKFQGYHGGMTPDEMRIPLIIIED; from the coding sequence ATGTTTCCGGATTATAGTAATAGTATAGTAAACCTTATGGGCAGTCTTTCAAAGGCAATGAAAGCAAAGCCGATCTATGAGCCTTTAGCAGGACTTGATGCAGATTATCTGGCAGAAAAAGAAATTATTATCATGCTTAATATTGATGCTCTGGGTTATCAGTTAGTAGAGCAATTAGGAAAAAATACCATTCTGGGTGATAATGTTAAATTTGAGATGACTTCCATATTCCCGACTACAACTGCCTGTGCCACGGTAGCTTATCAAACAGGGATGGCGGCCTGGAATCATGGGCTTACCGGCTGGTTTGTGCATCTCAAGGAATTAGGTGCTTCTTCCACTATTTTACCTTTCTGCTCAAGATATAGCTGGGAAGGATATGAAAAGAGCGGGATCGATATTGCAAAAGTATTAGACTGCGGAAGTATCTATGACACTTTCCAGCGGGAAGTTTTTAGTATCACCAGTAAATCACTGGTTAACACTCCAGTAACCCGTTACCTTACAGGAAGTGCTAATACCCTGCCCTATAAAGACCTGAAAGGATTCACCCGCAATATTATCAAAGCAGCTAAGAAGAAAACTAAACAACCGAAATATATCTATGGCTACTGGAGCAAACTTGATCATATTGAGCATCGCGATGGACCTGATGGGGCAAAAACCGCTGCTCATTTTGCTGAGCTGTGTCAGGCGATTGAATATCTCCACACAAAACTGCATAAAAAGAACTATATCCTGTTGATCTCCACTGATCATGGAATGTTGAAGGTAACTCCTGATAAGGAACTAGATAAAAGTAAATTCCCTGAACTGGATAAAATGCTGAATCTGCCCTTCTCAGGTGAACCACGCGTACCATATTGCTACATAAAACCGGAATACAAAGAGAAATTTGAGGAATATGTGAGTACTCAGATGAATGAGTACTGCGAAATCTTAAGCCGTCAGGAAGTTATTGATAAAGGCTGGTATGGCAAGGGCATTGAAAACCCCCGGTTCCGTGACCGGATTGGTGATTATATCCTGCTGATGAGGGATAATTATGTGCTCAAAGACACGGTATTAGGCAGCAGCGGGATCAAGTTCCAAGGCTATCATGGCGGCATGACACCTGATGAGATGCGCATACCCCTGATAATAATCGAGGATTAG